A DNA window from Paenibacillus andongensis contains the following coding sequences:
- a CDS encoding extracellular solute-binding protein, which yields MKENRKKMFTVLVTTTLMGSLVVACSSNTPTAVNSTSPKATTGGTTAPSGAAVTYPLKVDKTLTYWGELPGNLTGVKAAHADVPFFQDWQKKTGVPLKFLAPPTNQGQQALNVMLASGELPDMIEFDWQGAFPGGPEKAIKDGYILKLNDTIDKFAPNLKKYLKEHPEVDKQVKTDNGSYYSFPFIRGDDYLRVFQGPIVRKDWLDDLGLPVPQTIDEWYTTLKAFKEKKGATAAFSVVSVPRPFNELGNGAFAGAFGVTRDFFIDNGTIKFGPAEKGYKDFLATFHKWYEEGLIDKNFATADGKALDANMASGATGVTVQNAGGGIGKWQPLVTAKDPKGVLIGAPYPVLKKGDIAMYGQKDPANAPGGMVAITASSKNIETAAKLLDYGYSDEGHMFFNFGTEGTSYKLENGYPKYTDLLMKNPDKLAPAQALSLYIRGNYNGPFVQDKRYIEQYLALQTQRDAVSTWQKTDVDKHKLPPITATPEESTELAKIMTDINTLVDEMTLKIILGTEPVDSFDKYMEKFKSVKLSRALEIKKASLDRYNKR from the coding sequence ATGAAAGAGAACAGAAAAAAAATGTTTACTGTGCTGGTCACAACAACTTTAATGGGGAGCTTAGTCGTTGCATGCTCATCCAACACACCGACTGCCGTTAACAGCACTAGTCCCAAAGCAACCACTGGGGGCACCACGGCTCCGAGCGGTGCTGCTGTTACTTATCCGCTCAAAGTGGACAAAACGTTGACCTACTGGGGCGAACTTCCCGGTAACCTAACTGGTGTAAAAGCAGCCCATGCCGATGTGCCCTTCTTCCAAGATTGGCAGAAAAAGACCGGCGTTCCTTTGAAATTCCTTGCGCCTCCTACGAATCAAGGTCAGCAAGCGCTGAACGTGATGTTAGCCTCTGGAGAGCTGCCGGATATGATTGAGTTTGATTGGCAAGGAGCATTCCCAGGTGGTCCCGAAAAAGCGATCAAAGACGGATACATTCTTAAATTGAATGATACGATAGATAAATTTGCTCCAAATTTGAAGAAGTACCTCAAAGAGCATCCGGAAGTTGATAAACAAGTAAAAACCGATAATGGCAGCTATTATTCCTTCCCTTTTATCCGCGGGGATGATTACCTGCGTGTATTCCAGGGTCCTATCGTCCGGAAAGATTGGCTGGATGATCTTGGACTGCCTGTTCCGCAAACCATCGATGAGTGGTACACAACACTCAAAGCCTTTAAGGAGAAAAAGGGCGCTACAGCTGCCTTCTCCGTCGTAAGTGTTCCCAGACCTTTCAACGAGTTAGGAAACGGCGCTTTTGCCGGCGCCTTCGGTGTGACGCGTGATTTCTTCATCGACAATGGCACAATTAAGTTTGGTCCAGCTGAAAAAGGCTACAAAGATTTCCTAGCTACCTTCCACAAATGGTACGAAGAAGGTCTGATTGATAAAAACTTCGCAACAGCAGACGGCAAAGCCTTAGACGCCAACATGGCCTCTGGTGCAACAGGTGTGACCGTGCAAAATGCCGGTGGAGGCATCGGTAAATGGCAACCGCTAGTTACAGCCAAAGATCCTAAAGGCGTTCTCATCGGGGCTCCATACCCTGTTCTCAAAAAAGGCGACATCGCGATGTATGGCCAGAAGGATCCGGCTAATGCGCCCGGAGGTATGGTGGCCATTACCGCATCTTCCAAAAATATTGAAACCGCAGCGAAGCTTCTTGACTACGGCTACTCCGATGAAGGTCATATGTTCTTCAATTTCGGAACTGAAGGTACTTCTTATAAACTAGAGAACGGCTACCCCAAATATACGGATTTGCTCATGAAAAATCCGGATAAATTGGCTCCAGCGCAAGCTCTTTCACTCTATATCCGCGGTAACTACAATGGACCTTTCGTACAGGATAAACGATATATTGAGCAATATCTTGCTTTGCAGACACAACGTGATGCGGTTTCCACTTGGCAAAAAACAGATGTTGATAAACACAAACTACCACCAATTACCGCTACACCAGAAGAAAGCACAGAGCTTGCCAAAATCATGACTGACATCAACACATTAGTTGATGAAATGACGCTCAAAATTATTTTAGGAACAGAGCCAGTTGATAGCTTTGATAAATACATGGAAAAATTCAAATCCGTTAAGCTTAGCCGTGCTCTCGAAATTAAAAAGGCATCCTTAGATCGTTATAATAAGAGGTAG
- a CDS encoding ABC transporter permease has translation MRNAAEATFPKRFKRDFLLNKYLYLMMVPVLAYYLVFHYAPMYGALIAFKEYTPNKGILGSEWVGFQHFKDFFSSYYFWRILKNTVVISLYSLCFEFPAPIALAIMINELANKRFQRFVQTVTYMPYFISLIVIAGMVKDFTNNGGLINTFFTYFGANDTAMLQKPELFRTIYILSEIWQKIGWESIIYLAALMSIDQEQYEAAKMDGASRWKQIWHITLPGILPTIAIMFILRMGNLLNVGFEKIILLYNPSTYDTADVISSFVYRKGLIEFGWSYSSAVGLFNSVINLALLIAANKLSKKISENSLW, from the coding sequence ATGCGTAATGCAGCGGAAGCCACCTTCCCAAAACGCTTCAAGCGCGATTTTCTACTGAATAAATATTTATATCTGATGATGGTTCCCGTTCTCGCTTACTACTTGGTCTTCCATTATGCCCCCATGTATGGCGCCCTAATTGCCTTTAAAGAATATACCCCTAATAAAGGTATTCTCGGTAGTGAGTGGGTCGGATTCCAGCACTTCAAAGATTTCTTCAGCAGCTATTATTTCTGGCGAATACTCAAAAATACCGTAGTCATTTCCCTGTACTCCTTATGCTTTGAATTCCCTGCTCCCATCGCTCTGGCGATTATGATTAACGAGCTTGCCAATAAACGTTTTCAACGCTTCGTTCAAACAGTCACTTACATGCCGTATTTTATTTCACTCATCGTCATTGCTGGGATGGTCAAAGATTTCACCAACAACGGCGGTTTGATCAATACCTTTTTCACCTATTTTGGTGCCAATGACACCGCCATGCTGCAGAAGCCTGAATTGTTCCGAACGATCTATATTTTATCTGAAATTTGGCAAAAAATAGGTTGGGAATCGATTATTTATTTAGCCGCCCTAATGAGTATTGATCAAGAACAGTATGAAGCGGCCAAAATGGATGGCGCGAGCAGGTGGAAGCAAATTTGGCATATCACCTTGCCGGGCATTCTTCCGACGATAGCAATCATGTTCATTCTACGCATGGGGAATTTATTGAACGTAGGGTTCGAGAAAATAATATTGCTCTATAATCCCAGCACGTACGATACGGCGGATGTTATCTCTTCTTTCGTTTATCGCAAAGGGCTTATCGAATTTGGCTGGAGTTACAGTTCTGCGGTTGGTTTATTCAATTCTGTAATTAATCTAGCCTTACTCATTGCAGCTAACAAACTAAGTAAAAAGATAAGTGAAAACAGTTTATGGTGA
- a CDS encoding carbohydrate ABC transporter permease, translated as MKASYSDRVFVTLIHVLLLILVVVTLYPLLYVTFASISDAGQLITHKGFLFRPLGFSIEAYKSVFHNPAILKGYQNTLFILVFGVITNLIVTSLGAYVLSRKNVMWNRVFIFIVVLTMFFQGGLIPLYLVVKGVGLIDSLWSTILPFTINTFNLIIMRTAFMAVPESLEESAKMDGANHFVILFRIIIPLSMPVIAVMILYYAVEKWNGWFYASIFLKDRDLYPLQLTLREILIANNTDSMSSGANAAEQFQIGETIKYATIMVASVPILVLYPFVQKYFVKGVMIGAVKG; from the coding sequence TTGAAAGCGAGTTATTCGGACAGAGTATTCGTTACGTTGATTCATGTCCTTTTGCTAATACTTGTTGTCGTTACCTTGTATCCGCTCCTCTATGTCACCTTCGCTTCAATCAGCGACGCTGGCCAATTAATCACGCACAAAGGATTTCTATTTAGGCCACTGGGCTTCAGTATTGAAGCTTACAAAAGCGTTTTTCATAATCCTGCTATTCTAAAAGGCTACCAAAACACGTTGTTTATCCTCGTATTCGGTGTTATAACGAACCTAATCGTAACCTCTTTAGGCGCTTATGTTCTTTCTCGTAAAAATGTCATGTGGAATCGAGTATTCATTTTCATTGTTGTATTAACGATGTTTTTCCAAGGTGGTCTTATACCGCTCTATCTCGTTGTAAAAGGTGTCGGTTTAATTGACTCCTTATGGTCGACCATTTTACCTTTTACCATCAACACATTTAATTTGATTATCATGCGCACAGCGTTCATGGCTGTTCCTGAAAGCTTAGAGGAATCGGCGAAAATGGACGGCGCCAATCATTTTGTGATTCTTTTTCGCATCATCATCCCGCTCTCCATGCCTGTCATCGCCGTGATGATTCTGTACTATGCCGTCGAGAAATGGAATGGGTGGTTCTATGCCTCTATCTTCTTAAAGGATCGTGACCTCTACCCGCTTCAGCTCACTTTGCGAGAAATATTAATTGCGAATAATACCGATTCCATGTCATCTGGCGCTAATGCGGCCGAGCAATTTCAAATAGGGGAAACGATCAAGTATGCGACCATTATGGTAGCTTCGGTGCCTATTCTGGTCTTGTACCCATTCGTGCAAAAGTACTTCGTCAAAGGCGTCATGATTGGCGCTGTCAAAGGGTAA
- a CDS encoding CPBP family intramembrane glutamic endopeptidase, whose translation MKIKDNKTLRNVIIFSLVALSCGWIGRLVDLQAGTDENGSLGQLIWIVSPLLTMVIMRSWMGDGWKDFGINPRVKGNVFLYLFSLLFFPFMTMLIVGISSSLGWMDLSPMSPHYLTAVGIALIPSLIKNMFEEFAWRGYLAPKLYTLGYPRFIVHIAVGVIWGVWHFPYLFLFVDTTESMITYIPRMMLGVIVMAVLYGEILLMTRSVWPAVFMHATGNAFIDTLILNKFVLVHSEFSYLAMPSPEGIIAIVFTVLAGVWMYQRRKRRMLRQGSSGFPV comes from the coding sequence TTGAAAATAAAGGATAACAAGACGCTCAGGAACGTGATTATTTTCTCGCTTGTTGCGTTAAGCTGCGGCTGGATCGGACGGCTGGTTGATTTGCAGGCAGGAACGGATGAGAATGGCAGTCTGGGACAGTTGATTTGGATCGTTTCTCCCCTCCTGACGATGGTCATTATGCGCAGTTGGATGGGAGATGGGTGGAAAGATTTCGGCATCAACCCCCGAGTCAAAGGAAATGTGTTTCTCTATCTATTCAGCCTGCTATTCTTTCCCTTCATGACAATGTTGATTGTTGGTATCAGTTCAAGCTTAGGGTGGATGGATTTGTCCCCAATGTCTCCTCACTATTTAACGGCAGTCGGTATAGCTCTTATACCCAGCCTCATCAAAAACATGTTTGAGGAATTTGCATGGCGAGGCTATTTGGCTCCAAAGCTTTATACGCTTGGTTATCCTCGTTTTATTGTTCATATTGCCGTGGGGGTTATTTGGGGCGTGTGGCATTTTCCTTATTTATTTCTGTTCGTGGATACCACGGAAAGCATGATCACCTACATCCCTCGGATGATGCTTGGTGTAATCGTCATGGCGGTTCTGTATGGTGAGATTCTGCTGATGACTCGAAGCGTTTGGCCAGCCGTGTTCATGCACGCTACAGGAAATGCCTTCATTGATACGTTGATCCTGAATAAGTTCGTTCTCGTTCATTCGGAATTTAGTTATTTAGCTATGCCAAGTCCGGAAGGAATCATCGCCATTGTCTTTACGGTGCTTGCTGGTGTATGGATGTATCAAAGAAGAAAAAGAAGAATGCTTCGGCAAGGATCTTCTGGATTTCCAGTATAA
- a CDS encoding PadR family transcriptional regulator, with protein MQDKIILGLLLDGDKSSYDLKKSMEASTGFFYNSSQGSIQPALKKLVQNGHVHLTEVRQGGRNKKVYSITVEGEKEFLRWAGEPIALDKPRDPALVKMFFFNYVEDSRKLELIETYLSEIETVRSTLKMFQQMNREQIGKNQELLNNPKVRSRLDTLEFGSDYYDFLKVWYEKYVQKIKEELGP; from the coding sequence ATGCAGGACAAAATTATTCTTGGTTTGCTGCTGGACGGGGATAAGTCGTCCTATGATCTTAAGAAAAGCATGGAGGCAAGCACCGGATTTTTCTATAATTCCAGCCAAGGAAGCATACAGCCAGCCTTAAAGAAACTCGTTCAGAATGGGCATGTTCATTTAACGGAAGTGCGTCAAGGGGGGAGGAATAAGAAGGTTTACTCGATTACAGTAGAAGGAGAAAAGGAATTCCTGCGTTGGGCCGGTGAGCCTATTGCATTAGACAAACCAAGGGATCCGGCACTCGTCAAAATGTTCTTCTTCAACTACGTCGAAGATTCCAGAAAACTAGAGCTCATCGAAACGTACTTGAGTGAGATTGAAACGGTTCGGTCCACTTTGAAGATGTTTCAGCAAATGAATCGGGAACAAATCGGGAAAAACCAAGAGCTGCTCAACAACCCGAAAGTGAGAAGCCGGCTGGATACATTGGAATTCGGAAGTGATTATTATGATTTCTTGAAGGTGTGGTACGAGAAATATGTACAGAAAATAAAAGAGGAGCTGGGACCTTGA
- a CDS encoding glycoside hydrolase family 2 protein: MTNQPRAEYPRPQFVRDSWINLNGEWEFEFDDDRVGSKEKWHLGNRKLSKTIQVPFAFQSKLSGIGSNEFHDVVWYRRDLTLPEAFQNKRILLHFGAVDYEASVWVNGVLVARHEGGHTPFHADITDALQAGTNKLVVKAVDYSKDVTLPRGKQYWHTDSASIFYTRTTGIWQTVWMEAVSADGYLDKVKITPDIDEKQVEFQFFIQGSNSNAKLQLKVEISFKGELVSEDTYGMRNSSGARKIRLNDFNDHGLGAWWTPENPNLYDVTFTLLVDNQTVDVVTSYFGMRKVSIEDGKLCLNNRPYFLKMVLDQGYFPDGNLTPPSDEAIKQDVELTKAMGFNGARKHQKLEDPRFLYWCDKLGLVVWSEAANAYEYTEKYVSRFTNEWIASIERDYNHPSIIAWVPLNESWGVPNIQIDNLQQQHALTMYHLTKSLDPMRPVVSNDGWELVKTDLFTIHDYEWREDVLEERYSSSDKAVHAMPANRRLFVEGFPYEGQPILVTEFGGIAYKKSEWEGWGYSGADNDEDYEKKLRAVIRPLLNSGVVQGYCYTQLTDVEQEINGLLTYDRKPKIPVEVIKAINDRK, translated from the coding sequence ATGACCAACCAACCACGAGCTGAGTACCCTAGACCTCAATTTGTAAGAGACAGCTGGATCAACCTGAATGGCGAATGGGAATTTGAATTTGATGATGATCGTGTGGGCAGTAAAGAGAAGTGGCATTTGGGGAATAGAAAGTTATCCAAAACCATTCAAGTGCCCTTCGCATTTCAAAGTAAATTGAGCGGCATTGGGAGCAATGAATTTCACGATGTTGTCTGGTACCGCCGAGATCTAACTTTACCCGAAGCTTTCCAGAATAAACGGATTCTGCTTCACTTTGGAGCGGTGGATTACGAAGCATCGGTTTGGGTGAATGGGGTGCTGGTTGCTAGGCACGAAGGTGGGCATACCCCTTTCCATGCGGACATCACGGATGCGCTTCAAGCTGGAACGAACAAGCTGGTTGTCAAAGCAGTCGATTATAGCAAAGATGTTACGCTGCCGAGAGGAAAGCAGTACTGGCATACGGATTCCGCAAGTATTTTCTATACAAGAACGACAGGCATTTGGCAAACCGTGTGGATGGAAGCCGTATCTGCCGACGGCTACTTGGACAAAGTGAAAATTACCCCGGATATCGATGAGAAACAAGTGGAATTCCAATTCTTTATTCAGGGTTCTAACTCAAATGCCAAGTTGCAGTTGAAAGTAGAGATTTCATTCAAAGGAGAACTCGTTTCGGAAGATACCTATGGGATGAGAAATAGCTCTGGGGCGAGAAAAATTCGTCTGAATGATTTCAACGATCATGGACTCGGCGCATGGTGGACACCGGAAAATCCGAATTTATATGACGTCACCTTCACGCTGCTGGTTGATAATCAAACTGTAGATGTGGTAACTAGTTATTTCGGCATGCGTAAGGTATCCATTGAAGACGGTAAACTATGCTTGAACAACCGCCCTTATTTTTTGAAAATGGTTCTGGATCAGGGATACTTTCCAGATGGCAATTTGACGCCTCCTAGTGATGAAGCGATCAAGCAAGATGTTGAGTTAACGAAGGCAATGGGCTTTAACGGCGCGCGGAAACATCAAAAGCTGGAGGATCCAAGATTCCTCTACTGGTGTGATAAACTCGGATTGGTCGTCTGGAGTGAGGCGGCTAATGCATACGAATATACGGAGAAGTATGTTAGTCGATTCACGAATGAATGGATAGCTTCTATCGAACGCGATTATAACCATCCTTCCATTATTGCCTGGGTTCCCCTGAATGAGAGTTGGGGAGTGCCTAATATTCAAATCGATAATTTGCAGCAGCAGCACGCTCTAACCATGTATCATTTGACCAAGTCGCTTGATCCGATGCGTCCGGTTGTGTCTAACGATGGGTGGGAGTTAGTGAAAACGGATCTATTCACCATTCATGACTATGAGTGGCGTGAAGATGTGCTGGAAGAGCGCTACAGTTCTAGCGATAAAGCTGTTCATGCGATGCCAGCGAATCGCCGCTTATTTGTTGAGGGCTTCCCTTACGAAGGTCAGCCGATTCTGGTTACCGAATTTGGCGGTATTGCTTACAAGAAAAGCGAATGGGAAGGCTGGGGATATTCCGGGGCGGATAACGACGAGGATTATGAGAAAAAGCTGCGTGCCGTCATACGTCCTCTGCTAAACTCCGGCGTTGTACAGGGTTACTGTTACACGCAGTTAACGGACGTTGAGCAGGAAATTAATGGTTTGCTTACGTATGATCGAAAGCCGAAAATCCCAGTTGAAGTCATAAAAGCTATTAATGATCGTAAGTAA
- a CDS encoding GerAB/ArcD/ProY family transporter, whose amino-acid sequence METGIIGIRQFTILVTLFTVGSSILISPASLTAEAKQNGWIAAILVVCLGLLTVYLYHALVRQFPNQTLVEMCETIFGIWIGKIVSLLYFGYFFLLAALVLRNIGDFIATQVLLDTPLQFIIMIFLAVVIMANWLGLETIARAGEIFFPWVMIFFFAMVFFLLPQARLIQLKPYLGEGFMPIIRASLPFIGTPFMELIVLLMVIPFVNCAKEVNKAFLVGTAIAGLLLIIISLISILVLGAGMTSSQMYPSYNLAKMISIGRFLERLEVIMAGIWFITIFFKLTICFYASAHSFAQIMRMKETRPLLLPLGMILIVLSIVSYPNTSYFLNFVSKIWFLYAFTFGFIIPVCMIGAAVIRKRV is encoded by the coding sequence ATGGAAACTGGCATTATTGGTATCCGACAATTTACTATTCTCGTCACGCTATTTACGGTAGGAAGTTCTATATTAATAAGCCCTGCCAGTCTAACGGCGGAAGCAAAGCAAAATGGATGGATAGCCGCCATTCTGGTCGTTTGTCTTGGTTTACTGACGGTCTATCTATATCATGCATTAGTAAGGCAATTTCCTAACCAAACATTGGTAGAGATGTGCGAGACCATATTCGGAATTTGGATAGGTAAAATAGTTTCCTTACTTTATTTCGGCTACTTCTTCCTCCTTGCTGCGCTTGTATTACGGAACATCGGCGACTTTATAGCAACTCAGGTTCTTCTAGATACACCGCTTCAGTTTATTATCATGATCTTTCTCGCAGTTGTCATTATGGCAAATTGGCTTGGTCTGGAAACTATCGCGCGTGCCGGGGAGATTTTTTTCCCTTGGGTTATGATTTTCTTTTTTGCCATGGTCTTTTTTTTGCTGCCGCAGGCTCGACTCATTCAACTCAAACCTTACCTTGGCGAAGGCTTTATGCCTATTATCAGGGCGAGCTTACCCTTTATCGGAACCCCATTTATGGAACTTATCGTATTATTGATGGTTATTCCTTTTGTAAATTGCGCGAAAGAAGTAAATAAAGCGTTTCTTGTAGGAACGGCAATAGCGGGATTATTATTGATTATCATCTCCCTGATATCGATTCTTGTACTTGGTGCAGGTATGACCTCAAGTCAAATGTATCCAAGCTATAACTTAGCGAAAATGATCAGTATTGGACGATTTCTAGAAAGATTAGAAGTCATTATGGCGGGAATCTGGTTTATCACAATCTTCTTCAAGCTTACGATTTGTTTCTATGCTTCGGCCCACAGTTTCGCTCAAATTATGAGGATGAAAGAAACCCGTCCCCTGCTCCTCCCTTTAGGGATGATTTTGATTGTTTTATCCATTGTTTCATACCCAAACACAAGCTATTTTCTTAATTTTGTTTCTAAAATATGGTTTCTCTATGCCTTCACATTTGGATTTATTATCCCTGTATGTATGATTGGTGCAGCCGTCATTCGAAAGAGAGTATAA
- a CDS encoding Ger(x)C family spore germination protein has protein sequence MRRYVMLFVAFLFMIVLLTGCWSRRELNDLAISVGMGFDKKDDQVQVTIQIVNPGEVASKRGGTGITTPVSTFKATSQTIFEALRKIATQSPRKVYSSHLRILVISEELAREGITPILDGISRNHEMRTDFYIVVARGTTAENVLNILTPIEKIPSNKLFTTLEMSEKVWAPTVKVRLDSLISDLQTEGKDPVLTGIQIKGDPNEGKLRNNVSQTDPNAILRYSGVAIFKNDKLVGWLNEKESKGYNYILDHVKSTIGHLNCPAGGILAVEIVRSKTKMRGRVDNGNPQIILDVFLEEDVGEVQCKIDLIDPQSIDKLEKTAQKEVESIIESAIQKAKKYDADIFGFGEAIYRADPKYWNKNKDNWKEQFLDLPVHVNAQVKIRRLGTVSDSLVQKTKE, from the coding sequence ATGCGAAGATATGTCATGTTATTTGTTGCCTTTTTGTTCATGATTGTATTACTCACGGGATGTTGGAGTCGGCGTGAGCTTAATGATCTCGCCATATCGGTTGGTATGGGTTTTGATAAAAAAGATGATCAAGTGCAGGTGACGATTCAAATTGTTAACCCCGGTGAAGTGGCTTCAAAAAGGGGCGGTACTGGAATAACTACACCCGTAAGCACCTTTAAAGCTACATCACAAACCATTTTTGAAGCTTTAAGAAAAATTGCCACACAAAGTCCAAGAAAGGTGTATTCTTCCCACCTTCGGATTCTTGTGATCAGCGAAGAATTGGCTAGAGAAGGGATTACGCCGATTCTGGATGGTATTTCAAGAAATCATGAAATGCGAACTGATTTCTATATCGTCGTAGCTAGAGGAACAACAGCAGAGAATGTATTAAATATTCTTACGCCAATCGAGAAAATCCCCTCAAATAAATTGTTTACCACGTTAGAGATGTCCGAAAAGGTTTGGGCGCCTACGGTAAAAGTAAGATTAGATTCTTTAATTTCCGATCTGCAAACAGAGGGAAAAGATCCTGTACTAACAGGCATACAAATTAAGGGCGATCCGAATGAAGGTAAGCTAAGGAACAATGTGAGCCAAACAGACCCTAATGCCATTTTACGATATTCGGGTGTGGCCATTTTTAAGAATGACAAACTTGTCGGTTGGCTTAATGAGAAAGAAAGCAAAGGCTACAATTATATTTTAGACCACGTTAAAAGCACGATCGGACATCTCAATTGTCCAGCTGGCGGCATTTTAGCCGTAGAAATAGTGCGATCTAAAACGAAAATGAGAGGAAGAGTGGATAACGGCAACCCGCAAATCATTTTAGATGTTTTTCTTGAGGAGGATGTGGGGGAAGTCCAATGCAAGATCGATCTTATCGATCCTCAAAGCATAGATAAACTGGAGAAAACAGCGCAAAAAGAGGTGGAATCTATTATCGAATCCGCTATTCAAAAAGCAAAAAAATATGATGCGGATATTTTCGGTTTTGGTGAAGCGATTTATCGCGCCGACCCTAAATATTGGAATAAAAACAAAGACAACTGGAAGGAGCAATTCTTAGACTTACCTGTACATGTGAATGCGCAAGTGAAGATCCGTCGTCTAGGGACCGTAAGCGATTCTCTGGTACAAAAAACAAAGGAATGA
- a CDS encoding spore germination protein: MNFIKKILLNNYTLPTDTRSNQNGLSLSKESLEESLEINFDKVKKAFGNSNDIVTQTLLLNGADPIQIGVIYINGLISPTSIQTLLTENLKVDSSEFPLNALRNAMSTLGQVNEIHNFESLHQSILSGSTVILLDGCVQGLAANTQGGEHRSVEEPTTQSVVRGPREGFTEQISTNAALIRRKIKDPNLWMESMTIGRVSKTEVAIMYMNGIVNDNLVTEAKMRLGRIDIDAIFESGSVEELIQDETYTPFPTLYNTERPDVIAAGLMEGRIAILVDGTPFVLMAPALFTQFYQSAEDYYQRADFATLLRFLRYACFFISLLAPSLYIAITTFHQELLPSPLLISLAAQREGIPFPAFIEAVVMEITFEILREAGVRLPKTVGQAVSIVGALVIGQAAVEAGLVSPAMVIIVAITAISNFVIPSFNMGITIRILRFLLMLIAASFGLYGVTVGLIAIVLHLCSLRSFGIPYMSPMAPFILADQKDTIFRLPQWALHTRPRLISQKNNIRENNDPSNKPETRP; this comes from the coding sequence ATGAATTTCATCAAAAAAATTCTTCTGAATAACTATACGCTCCCTACTGACACTAGGTCTAATCAGAATGGTTTATCGCTCTCAAAGGAATCACTTGAAGAGTCACTTGAAATTAACTTCGACAAAGTCAAGAAAGCATTTGGAAATAGTAACGATATCGTAACGCAGACCCTACTTCTGAATGGAGCAGATCCGATTCAAATTGGTGTCATTTATATTAACGGACTGATTAGTCCAACCTCCATTCAAACTCTGCTCACCGAAAATTTAAAAGTTGATTCAAGTGAGTTCCCGCTTAATGCTTTAAGAAATGCGATGAGCACACTCGGTCAAGTTAATGAAATTCACAATTTTGAATCCTTGCATCAGTCTATTTTATCGGGGTCAACGGTTATTTTGCTGGATGGCTGTGTACAGGGGTTGGCGGCGAATACGCAAGGCGGGGAGCATCGTTCCGTTGAAGAACCGACCACTCAATCTGTCGTTCGGGGACCCAGGGAAGGGTTTACTGAGCAAATAAGCACCAATGCCGCACTCATCAGACGTAAAATAAAAGACCCCAACCTATGGATGGAATCCATGACAATCGGGCGAGTAAGCAAAACGGAAGTCGCCATCATGTATATGAATGGCATAGTGAACGACAATTTAGTGACGGAAGCAAAAATGCGGCTCGGACGTATCGATATTGATGCAATATTTGAAAGTGGTAGTGTCGAAGAATTGATCCAAGACGAAACATACACCCCTTTCCCTACCTTGTACAATACAGAACGACCTGATGTAATCGCCGCAGGTTTAATGGAAGGGCGAATTGCTATTCTTGTTGATGGCACTCCCTTTGTACTTATGGCACCTGCTTTATTCACTCAATTTTATCAATCGGCTGAAGATTATTACCAACGCGCGGATTTTGCAACACTGCTTCGGTTTCTAAGGTATGCATGTTTTTTCATCTCATTGTTGGCTCCGTCTCTCTATATTGCCATAACCACCTTTCACCAAGAACTGCTGCCCTCCCCTCTTCTGATCAGTTTAGCCGCACAAAGAGAAGGAATCCCTTTCCCAGCTTTTATCGAAGCTGTCGTCATGGAAATAACTTTCGAAATCCTTCGAGAAGCTGGTGTGAGGTTGCCAAAGACTGTTGGACAAGCTGTTTCCATTGTAGGGGCATTAGTCATTGGTCAAGCCGCAGTAGAGGCAGGATTGGTGTCCCCTGCGATGGTTATTATAGTGGCCATAACTGCCATTTCCAATTTTGTTATTCCTTCATTCAATATGGGGATTACAATTCGGATTTTGAGATTTCTTTTAATGCTTATCGCGGCTTCATTTGGCTTGTATGGAGTTACTGTGGGACTTATCGCTATCGTTCTTCATTTGTGTAGTTTAAGGTCCTTTGGAATTCCTTACATGTCTCCAATGGCACCCTTTATCTTAGCTGATCAGAAGGATACAATTTTCCGTTTGCCGCAATGGGCATTACATACAAGGCCACGGCTTATTAGTCAAAAAAACAACATTCGAGAGAACAATGATCCTTCGAATAAGCCTGAAACACGACCCTAG